TACAGCTGATATGGAGGACCGCCTACCGCGACGGCATAGGCGACTACACCGCCGAGGGCGCCGCCAGGCTCGCAGAGGCCTTCGGCAGCCCAGACTCCGCAGTACACGTTAGGGGCCTCGAGCTGCCAGCCTACGACCCACGCGCGATAAACAGCATGGCCCTCAGCTACGCTACGAGCAACCGTGGTGGCTGCCACCTACGCGCCTACGCTGTGAGCTTCGACGTGCTAGGTGTGCCTAAGAAGTTCGACCCGCTCAAGGTGGACCTCGAGAAGGTGAAGCTGATAAAGTTCCAGCAGGAGCACTTCGCCGTAATAGACAGCCTCGTAGTGTGCAAGTTCAACACCTTCGCGGACAGCCCCGAGGACTACGTACCACTACTACAGGCCGCCATGGGCTGGGAGGACCTCACAACAGAGGAGCTGCTAACCATAGGCGAGAGGATATACAATGTAGAGAGGCTCTTCGCCGTGAGGGAGGGTCACGGGTACAAGGACTACCTACCGAAGAGGCTGGTAGAGGAGCCGCTGCCAGACGGCCCGGCCAAGGGCAAGACAGCAAAAGAGGCCATCGAGAAGTACCTGCCAGAGTACTACAAGCTACGCGGCTGGGAGGACGGCAAGCCGCTGCCAGAGACTCTGAAGAGGCTAGGCCTCGAAGAGTTCCTCTACATCGTCTCCTAGCCCCGTTCTTTTACACGCGCTAGGCATTCCTCCCCGTCTGTAGTCTTCTTTGACGCGTACAGACTATTGGGTGCCATAGCAGGGCTACAAGCTATATTCGGTGCTACGTGTATGATGCCCTAGGCTCTAGCCCTAGGCACCATAGACTGCTGCTCCGAGCCCCCTAGTATGTATACCGGGCTGGAGGTGTCCCGTGGACTTGAAGGTAAGGGCTGTATTTATCCAGGAGTTCTACGAGATCATGGGAAGATTCCAGGCCGAGGTTGAGCTTCCCGAGGGCTCCACGGTAAGAGACCTCATAGACTATATAGACCGCGAGATTAAGAGCGGGTTCCGGAGCCTTGTACTCGACGATAAGGGCGGCGTCAAATACCCCGTAGAGATAGCTGTTAACGGCCGACGCATCGACTTTCTAGACGGGCTTGACACAAAGCTCCGTGACGGGGACAAGGTGCTATTCTCGCCGCGGGCACTCTTCGTAGTCTAAGAGCCGTGGTACCATGAGCGAGGCCGGCTCCAGGGAGTGCTTCGGCACACTCTCCTCCAGCTGCAGCGACGCCCTCTCAATCTTGCAGGAGCTCTCAGAGGCTCTGGGGAAGGGCCGGGGTAAGGGCAGTGGCATGGCCCGGGTGCTGAGGAGGGCTGCTGAGGCTCTCTCGGAGGCTGTTGAGCCGTGTATACGTGGCTGCGGCGAGACCGGGTGGAGCGGGCGCTGTGTCGCCGGCGAGATGGTTGAGAGGCTGCAACGTAGCTTGTTCGGCCTAGCACTACGGCTTGAGAAGCTGCCGCGCCTCAGCGGCGAGGCTGAGGAGCTTGCAAGCCTCCTCGTAGACCTGGTTTACAGCATGGTGGAGGCTGTCTGCTATAGTGGCGCCAGGGCCCGGGACTAGCTGGCCTCATACTTTCTGAGAGCCGCTGCCTCCACCCACTTACCCCTAGTGACCCACACCATTGAGAGCAGGCCCACAGCTGCATTACTGGCTGCTATGGCGGCCCATATACCCATACTCTTCATGCCCACGAGGAAGGCTAGTATGTATGCCAGTGGAAGCCTTATGAGAACCGCCCTGGCTATCGCTATGTACGTTATGACCTTGGTCTTGCCGGTGGCTATGGCTATACTCCAGGCCGTCATGAAGAAGGTGAGTAGCGGCAGGCTAAGCCCGAGGACGGATAAGTAGCGCCATGTCTCCTGGATCGCGAGGCTGTCGTCTGTAAAGAGCCCGGCTACCCCGTCCCCCTCGTACACGAACAGTAGGCCGGAGAGAGACAGCACTACCAGCAGCAGCCACGTTAGCGTATTGACCGCCGCCTTTGCACGCTCCTCAAGCCCCGCGCCCAGAGACTGGCCTATCACGACCGCAGCTCCCTGGGACAACGCGTCTACTACCGAGCGGAGTACGTCTAGCACGCGGAAGCCTATCGTATAGGCCGCTAGCGCGGCCACAGTGCCCACTAGCATGTCTATCCGGGTAACTAGGCCTACAAGCAGGTACTCTGCAGCGTGGGCCACTGAGGAGTTGAGCCCTACGGGTAGGCCCACAGACGCCATTACCGCGAGAACACGGCGGCTAGGAGCCATGAGCCGGGGGGCGAGCCTCACGCCGTGGAAGCCACGAACCATCAAAGCCACTATGACGAGCGATATTGCTAGCCTCGAAACGAGGGAGGCTATCGCTGCCCCTAGCACCTCGAACCGGGGGAACACCCATATACCGAATATGAGAAGCGGGTCCAGAACAATGTTGAGCAGTAGCGCAACGATAAGGAGTGTTGAGGGTGTCCGGGTGTCGCCTAGGGAGGATGATATCAGACGAAACGTGTACATGAGTGTGGCGAAGGGGAGAGCGAGGAACTGTACACGAAGATACGTGGTGGCCGCAGAGGCCATATCGCTGCTCACTCCGAGCAGCTCTATGAAGAGAGGGGCTGCGGCGAAGCCTACGAGCCCCGCCACCACCGCTATGGCTAGCGATGCGCCGAGAACCCTGTTAACCACCTCTATTACTTCGTCTTTGTCGCCGCGCCCTAGAGTCTGGCTTACAAGCGATACAGCCGCCATGGATAGTCCTGCGATGAACGCGTATACTACGAGGAAGGGGTAGTAGGCCAGGGTTGGTATGGAGAGCTGTTTTACGCCGAGTAGGCCCAGCCAGAGCGCGTCTATGAGCCAGTAGAGGCTGCTGACAAGGTTTCCTATCATTAGTGGTGCCGAGAGCCGCAGCATAGTAGGCATTAGGGGTGCTTCTAGTATGCGTTGCCTCAGGCTTAGTAGGCCCTCTTCCTTGCTATGCCGCGTAGTATCTGACATAGAGTTCACCTTGCCTGGCTGCTAGTGGCGCCTTCCGTGCCAGCCGCCTTTACCCGTCTTGGCCCTGTCTGCTAGGAGGCTATTTTCATATATACTTCGGTGTTGTGTGCTACCTCCACCCGTGCTAGATACGGTATGCCGATCCTAGCATATGTATCTAGTTGGTAGTTCTCCGGGTAAGCTAAGCTGCGCAAGAAATATTAATACTGGTCTTATCTGCTTCATCGTAAATTGTAATTATTCTAAACTGCTAATAACTTCCGCTAGGGCCTCAACAAGCACCCTATTCTCGGCAGGGGTGCCCACAGTCACGCGTAGCCAGTTGCTGCCGAGCGGTACACGGCGCACCGCAACACCGCGCTCCGCCAGCCTATCAACCACGTTGTCCACCCTGGTCTCTACCAGGAGGAAGTTAGTGTGCGAGCTGTAGACGCGTACGCCGGGGAGCCGGCGGAGCTGTGCTGCTAGCCACTCCCGTTCGCCCCGTATGGCCTCTACCACCTTCTCCGCGTAGCTGGGCTCCTCTAGGGCCGCTATCGCCGCAGCTATGCTGGTCCGGGGGAGGAAGGGCGGCATTAGGCTGCAGAGCATGCCCGCTAGCCTGGGGTGTGCCAGAGCATAGCCTATGCGGAGGCCGGCCAGGGAGAACGCCTTGCTGAGGGTGCGCACCACGAGGAGGTTGTCGTAGCTCTCGGTGAGCCCTGAGTAGGTTACGCCGCTGAACTCGTAGTAGGCCTCGTCGAGTATGAGCAGGACTCCTCTCTTCCCGAGCCTCTCCAGCAGCTCGGCTAGCTCGTCCTCGCCTGGGACTATGAGGCTCCCAGTGGGGTTGTTCGGGTTGTCTATGGCGGCTATCTGGGCGCGCTCCGCTGTCTCGGAGAACCGGGGCCAGTCTAGCTTCCACCTATCGCCCTCCGGCCTCAGCTCCACGGTGGCTGGCTCGCCGCCGTTCTGCCTGGTGTAGACCTCGTACATGCTGAAGGAGGGCCAGGGGTAGGCGGCCCTGCCCCCGGGGCCTAGTACCAGGGTGAACGCTTTCTCCAGCACCATGTCGCCGCCTAGCCCGACTACTATCTGCTCTGGGGCCGCCCCGGTGTACCCGGAGAGGAGCTCCAGGAGGCGCTGGAGCTGCTCCTGCTCTGGGTACCGGTTGCCCCGGGCAGCCTCCCGGGCGACGGCCTCGACGACCCTCTCGGGGGGCGGGTAGGGGGACTCGTTAAGGTCGAGCCTGGCTCTTATACGCGTGTAGCTCCTCGGCTGATAGCCCTCTGTGTTCTCGAGCCAGGGTTTGACCTTTACCGGCACGGCTCCGCTGCCCCGCTGCACCGGCCAGGGCTATGGCTTAATAATCCCCTGGAGGCCTTGCAGCTACGCGTCTATCTGGGCTGCAGGGTGCAGGCAGAAAGAAGGAACGTACATATCGTGGACAATCCTGTCCTACAGGGCATTCTGCTGGAGCTACGCGACAAGCGCACCCCCCGGCACCGGTTCCGCGAGCTCCTCGAGACCGCTGGGCTGCTTCTAGGCTACGAGGCTGGGAGGCTGCTAGCCACCCGGCTAGACGAGGTTGAGACACCGCTAGGCGTCCGGGCCTCTGCTAGGCGCGTCGCTGACGAGGAGCTAGCCGTTGTCGCTGTACTGCGCGCAGCACTACCCATGGCCATGGGGATCATAAAGCTCTACCCCCGCGCCGTGCTAGGCTTCGTCGCAGCGTCGCGCATAGAGGACACCGGCAGAGTGGTCGGCGACAGGATGGTGTTCGACGTGGATACACCCTACTGGAAGCTACCAGCCCTAGAGGACCGGGACGTCATGCTAGTCGACCCCATGCTCGCGACCGGGAGCACTCTAGCACGGGTAGCAGCCAGGATAGCC
The window above is part of the Pyrodictium abyssi genome. Proteins encoded here:
- the upp gene encoding uracil phosphoribosyltransferase; the encoded protein is MQAERRNVHIVDNPVLQGILLELRDKRTPRHRFRELLETAGLLLGYEAGRLLATRLDEVETPLGVRASARRVADEELAVVAVLRAALPMAMGIIKLYPRAVLGFVAASRIEDTGRVVGDRMVFDVDTPYWKLPALEDRDVMLVDPMLATGSTLARVAARIAEQKPRRIVAVSLIATRQGIERVLEAVEDAHVVTAAVDPVLNEHGFIVPGLGDAGDRCFG
- a CDS encoding MATE family efflux transporter, whose product is MSDTTRHSKEEGLLSLRQRILEAPLMPTMLRLSAPLMIGNLVSSLYWLIDALWLGLLGVKQLSIPTLAYYPFLVVYAFIAGLSMAAVSLVSQTLGRGDKDEVIEVVNRVLGASLAIAVVAGLVGFAAAPLFIELLGVSSDMASAATTYLRVQFLALPFATLMYTFRLISSSLGDTRTPSTLLIVALLLNIVLDPLLIFGIWVFPRFEVLGAAIASLVSRLAISLVIVALMVRGFHGVRLAPRLMAPSRRVLAVMASVGLPVGLNSSVAHAAEYLLVGLVTRIDMLVGTVAALAAYTIGFRVLDVLRSVVDALSQGAAVVIGQSLGAGLEERAKAAVNTLTWLLLVVLSLSGLLFVYEGDGVAGLFTDDSLAIQETWRYLSVLGLSLPLLTFFMTAWSIAIATGKTKVITYIAIARAVLIRLPLAYILAFLVGMKSMGIWAAIAASNAAVGLLSMVWVTRGKWVEAAALRKYEAS
- a CDS encoding MoaD/ThiS family protein is translated as MDLKVRAVFIQEFYEIMGRFQAEVELPEGSTVRDLIDYIDREIKSGFRSLVLDDKGGVKYPVEIAVNGRRIDFLDGLDTKLRDGDKVLFSPRALFVV
- the hisC gene encoding histidinol-phosphate transaminase; its protein translation is MPVKVKPWLENTEGYQPRSYTRIRARLDLNESPYPPPERVVEAVAREAARGNRYPEQEQLQRLLELLSGYTGAAPEQIVVGLGGDMVLEKAFTLVLGPGGRAAYPWPSFSMYEVYTRQNGGEPATVELRPEGDRWKLDWPRFSETAERAQIAAIDNPNNPTGSLIVPGEDELAELLERLGKRGVLLILDEAYYEFSGVTYSGLTESYDNLLVVRTLSKAFSLAGLRIGYALAHPRLAGMLCSLMPPFLPRTSIAAAIAALEEPSYAEKVVEAIRGEREWLAAQLRRLPGVRVYSSHTNFLLVETRVDNVVDRLAERGVAVRRVPLGSNWLRVTVGTPAENRVLVEALAEVISSLE